A region of Salvelinus alpinus chromosome 6, SLU_Salpinus.1, whole genome shotgun sequence DNA encodes the following proteins:
- the LOC139578083 gene encoding DNA-binding protein RFX7-like, which translates to MADDDEQQQPGQLKPNSGLGSLPTLVPGLQGPEANALQYKIKNSICKSVQSKVDNILQDVEKFTDIEKLYLYLKLPSGPNNGIDKRTEIQRASTPGLCDQSGMSSSRTQQMYAFNWIRNHLEEHPETSLPKQEVYDEYKSYCDSLAYHPLSAADFGKIMKNVFPNMKARRLGMRGKSKYCYSGLRKKAFVHMPSLPNLDLQKSDDGCELMEPSSGQSPSAEDEMRSAACGLVCEWAQKVLSRQFDAVEDLARFLLNSHYIGTKSMAALTVMTGTPTGLKTPTPTSAFVPTSEASSFQPVKTLASPSVDAKQQLQRKIQKKQQEQKLQSPLPGEAQGQNQARRAEASTPGPAIPCGSPALLSPQPTIGIVVAAVSSPITVQRSRQLMTSPSPVGSAEGKVLPTVNFQVVTHTQSLTHRQSPKTPQNISASPVGDRLARHRYPQILPKPSATGAITLRSPPTLLITNSPIKTHHVVKMTAISLAPSNTLSTSSNSMVLRPASAGVGTTTTTTTFTTIAALEEVQQHGQSQGGPPAPATPQSPAAWPGAPPSTPIPTVAPEAIITDNNPGCNSDKRSTIKQSPCGAKGPERATKYRAASEPSLMVKCSPGPDRVTDRTKSVSFSSTSPPAAATNAAIKWAGPQQDSNKSIIATTCHQESPLYLTVAPSANQNAPSVSGISSSSNGSSAVTLLSPKDSSYGAKNPRKRAGPGLDSSHVIPVKRVFISQQPLSVTFDPKPWVPARPGTPARPESAPCRVTVKQHLVPTKILALSDSPVTNAEISSLSLSSSQAVVSVKPQVSSLLVVKREDPSSRGLTLSTVSSHTSSTAAPDSTTTTVSEQQQHSEASVSVMAVGAQHQSEASVSAMAEGAQQHSEASVSAMAVGAQQHSEASVSVMAVGAQRQSEASVSVMGDIKSTMWEESAAGNAEELQKQTFSQNIPADHTKQQALGSTMNQHQLPNIMSQTSDSSDQLSGLHQEMVDFASSASQHGSTMDYFSFNDDDMTQDSIVEELVQMEEQMKLKGLQPLFSSCVDNISLQGQPGGPQGSILNTHHQGGSSSFYQSAHSSTTPIQTPTPTPTPTPTPTPTEMTLGGHGLTRESPCCHHSMAPITPVEVPLGGRHTPISALSNCSSGIPPSPVECRNPFAFTPINSSMAGGYHDASVVSVSSSPIKPMQRPMATHPDKAKLEWINNRYNSSGTEATGGVGAGPGSGLSISNHSLGGLLPSYQDLVDDHFRKPHAFAVPGHSGQSFQSQSRLQDGEHFSPISPVQQQMTSVSTTPTNTPTKQDESFAVPAPLDNKGGASSSGGGTFRCRSVSPAVRQRTFSGTGTTPGTGTTTQLVVSPFSSPMTSSEILSFLSNSQSVGSNLHSMAQRSQSVPLNIMMQSVVEMELLPVEMQAIQSNATKITNVLLSKMDSDVDDTVRGLGINNFPSNYTARMNLTQMLETQSQSQATNGSFTTGRGGGNTHQSHLQLQTVSSSPASFDLQQHGGYLTSAGGGGEGMSFSSGDNQAQSGPGENVDLELQQIQGLQELQGDSGQLQTQLQSQARLLQSPHPQLQGGLQLLQPQSQVLLQPTPTQQQQEDDAQQQLDFNNTVKDLLGDDGLNVDAEGLNPSSQLVGQVASELNAAVVSDFTNDIRLTSDLSNSITDLNTLDANLLFNPSNQQQEQYEDATLEELKNDPLFQQICSDTVNSSFDWLESKDQPTTVEMLG; encoded by the exons ATGGCCGATGATGATGAACAACAACAACCTGGTCAGCTGAAGCCCAACTCGGGATTGGGCTCTCTTCCAACGTTAGTACCAGGACTACAGGGCCCCGAGGCCAATGCGTTGCAGTACAAAATAAAGAATTCAATTTG CAAATCTGTACAATCAAAAGTGGACAACATATTG CAAGATGTTGAGAAGTTTACAGACATCGAGAAACTCTACCTCTACCTTAAGTTGCCTTCTGGTCCCAACAATGGCATTGATAAAAG GACTGAGATTCAGAGAGCCTCCACTCCTGGACTATG TGACCAGAGTGGCATGTCGTCCAGCCGAACACAGCAGATGTACGCTTTCAACTGGATCCGGAATCACCTAGAGGAGCACCCTGAGACATCACTGCCAAAGCAAGAGGTGTACGACGAATACAA GAGCTACTGTGACAGTCTTGCCTACCACCCACTGAGCGCTGCAGACTTTGGAAAGATCATGAAGAATGTCTTTCCCAACATGAAGGCTCGCCGCCTGGGCATGAGAGGCAAATCTAAATACTGTTATAGTGGACTGAGGAAGAAAGCTTTTGTTCACATGCCTTCTCTGCCCAACTTGGACTTACAAAAATCAGACGACGGG TGTGAGTTAATGGAGCCGTCGTCTGGCCAGTCTCCCAGTGCAGAGGATGAGATGCGCTCAGCGGCCTGTGGCCTGGTGTGTGAGTGGGCTCAGAAGGTCCTCAGCAGACAGTTTGATGCCGTGGAGGACCTGGCCCGCTTCCTGCTCAACAGTCACTACATAGGAACCAAGTCCATGGCTGCCCTCACCGTCATGACTGGGACTCCCACAG GTCTGAAGACGCCCACGCCAACCTCTGCGTTCGTGCCCACGTCCGAGGCCTCGTCCTTCCAGCCGGTGAAGACGCTGGCCTCTCCCTCGGTGGACGCCAAGCAACAGCTCCAGAGGAAGATCCAGAAGAAACAGCAGGAGCAGAAGCTCCAGTCCCCCCTGCCTGGAGAGGCCCAGGGACAGAACCAGGCCAGGAGGGCCGAGGCCAGCACCCCAGGGCCAGCTATCCCCTGTGGAAGTCCTGCTCTCCTCTCACCACAACCTACCAttggcatagtggtggcagctGTCTCCAGTCCCATCACG GTCCAGAGGAGCAGGCAGCTGATGACTTCCCCTAGCCCGGTGGGATCCGCCGAGGGGAAGGTCCTGCCAACGGTCAACTTCCAGGTGGTCACCCACACCCAGTCTCTGACCCACAGGCAGTCCCCGAAGACGCCCCAAAACATCTCAGCCAGCCCCGTTGGCGACCGCCTGGCCAGGCACAG GTACCCCCAGATCCTCCCCAAGCCCTCAGCCACAGGGGCCATCACCCTGCGTTCGCCTCCCACCCTGCTCATCACCAACAGCCCCATCAAGACCCACCACGTTGTCAAGATGACCGCCATCTCTCTGGCCCCTAGCAACACTCTcagtaccagcagtaacagtATGGTCCTCAGGCCAGCTTCGGCCGGGGTgggaaccaccaccaccaccaccacctttaCCACCATCGCCGCCCTAGAGGAGGTCCAGCAACATGGACAGAGCCAGGGAGGCCCCCCAGCCCCAGCCACCCCCCAGTCCCCTGCAGCATGGCCTGGCGCCCCACCCTCCACCCCTATTCCCACAGTGGCCCCTGAGGCCATCATCACTGATAATAACCCGGGCTGTAACTCTGATAAACGGAGCACCATAAAGCAGTCCCCCTGTGGGGCCAAGGGTCCAGAGAGAGCCACCAAGTACCGGGCGGCCAGCGAACCCTCGCTTATGGTCAAATGCTCACCAGGACCTGACAGAGTGACCGACAGGACCAAAAGCGTCTcattctcctccacctctcctccagcTGCTGCCACCAATGCAGCGATCAAGTGGGCGGGGCCTCAGCAGGACAGCAATAAGAGCATCATCGCCACCACCTGTCACCAAGAAAGTCCTTTGTATCTGACCGTTGCTCCCTCGGCCAATCAAAATGCTCCTAGCGTCAGCGGAATATCCTCCTCGTCCAATGGCTCGTCGGCTGTTACCTTATTGTCCCCTAAAGACTCCTCGTACGGGGCCAAGAACCCCAGGAAGCGGGCCGGCCCCGGGCTGGATTCCTCCCACGTCATTCCTGTGAAGCGCGTCTTCATCTCCCAGCAGCCTTTGAGTGTGACCTTTGACCCCAAACCATGGGTCCCAGCTAGACCTGGCACTCCTGCCAGACCTGAGAGCGCCCCCTGTCGAGTGACGGTGAAACAACACCTAGTGCCCACGAAGATCCTGGCGCTGTCCGACTCGCCTGTCACGAACGCAGagatctcctccctctccctctcttcctctcaggctGTTGTCAGTGTGAAGCCCCAGGTCTCCTCGTTGCTGGTAGTGAAACGCGAAGACCCGTCCTCTCGAGGACTAACACTAAGCACTGTCAGCAGTCACACCAGCAGCACTGCAGCCCCTGATAGCACCACCACCACAGTGTCTGAGCAGCAGCAACACTCTGAGGCTTCTGTCTCTGTGATGGCAGTAGGAGCACAGCATCAATCTGAGGCCTCTGTCTCTGCGATGGCGGAAGGAGCACAGCAACACTCTGAGGCCTCTGTCTCTGCGATGGCGGTAGGAGCACAGCAACACTCTGAGGCCTCTGTCTCTGTGATGGCGGTAGGAGCACAGCGTCAATCTGAGGCCTCTGTCTCTGTGATGGGGGACATAAAGAGCACAATGTGGGAGGAGTCAGCTGCGGGGAATGCGGAAGAGCTGCAGAAACAGACCTTCAGTCAGAAT ATACCAGCAGACCACACCAAGCAGCAGGCCCTGGGCTCCACCATGAACCAACACCAACTCCCAAACATCATGTCCCAGACCTCAGACTCCTCTGATCAGTTATCTGGCCTTCACCAGGAGATGGTGGACTTTGCCTCCTCAGCCTCCCAGCACGGCTCCACCATGGACTACTTCTCATTTAACGATGATGATATGACCCAGGACAGCATAGTAGAGGAATTGGTTCAGATGGAAGAACAGATGAAGCTGAAGGGCCTGCAGCCGCTGTTCAGTAGCTGTGTGGATAATATCTCTCTCCAGGGCCAGCCTGGGGGCCCCCAGGGGTCCATCCTCAACACCCACCACCAGGGGGGTAGCTCCTCTTTCTACCAGTCTGCCCATAGCAGCACAACCCCCATCCAGACTCCCACCCCGACTCCCACACCGACTCCAACCCCGACCCCCACCGAGATGACTCTCGGTGGGCACGGGCTGACCAGAGAGAGCCCCTGTTGCCATCACAGCATGGCCCCTATCACGCCCGTGGAGGTCCCTCTAGGAGGCCGACACACCCCTATAAGCGCTCTGTCTAACTGTTCTAGCGGCATCCCGCCCAGCCCTGTGGAGTGCAGGAACCCGTTTGCCTTCACGCCTATCAACTCCAGCATGGCAGGGGGTTACCACGATGCCTCCGTGGTGTCTGTCTCCTCCAGTCCCATCAAGCCCATGCAGAGACCCATGGCCACGCACCCAGATAAGGCTAAACTGGAGTGGATCAACAACCGCTACAACAGTAGTGGTACTGAAGCTACTGGAGGAGTCGGAGCAGGGCCAGGGTCTGGGTTATCCATCTCTAACCACAGCCTTGGTGGACTCCTGCCTAGTTACCAGGATCTAGTGGATGACCATTTCCGTAAGCCACACGCCTTCGCTGTTCCGGGCCACAGTGGCCAGTCTTTCCAGTCTCAGTCCAGACTGCAGGATGGCGAACACTTCTCTCCCATCTCCCCGGTGCAACAGCAGATGACCAGCGTGTCGACCACGCCCACCAACACTCCAACCAAACAGGATGAGAGCTTTGCTGTGCCCGCCCCTTTAGACAACAAGGGCGGAGCCTCGTCGTCAGGCGGCGGAACGTTCCGTTGCCGTAGCGTCAGCCCCGCCGTGCGCCAGAGGACCTTCAGCGGTACCGGCACAACCCCCGGCACTGGCACAACCACTCAATTGGTAGTCTCCCCTTTCAGCTCCCCCATGACCTCCTCCGAGATACTCAGCTTCCTGTCCAACAGCCAATCGGTGGGCAGTAACCTCCACAGCATGGCCCAGCGCAGCCAATCGGTGCCCTTAAACATCATGATGCAGAGCGTTGTGGAGATGGAGCTACTTCCTGTAGAGATGCAGGCCATCCAGAGTAATGCCACTAAGATCACCAACGTCCTCCTGAGTAAGATGGACTCTGACGTGGACGACACAGTCAGGGGCCTGGGCATCAACAACTTCCCCTCCAACTACACTGCCCGCATGAACCTCACCCAGATGCTGGAGACCCAGTCTCAGAGCCAGGCCACCAATGGGAGCTTCACAACCGGAAGGGGAGGAGGTAACACCCACCAATCCCACCTTCAGCTGCAGACCGTCAGCTCCAGCCCTGCCTCCTTCGACCTCCAGCAGCATGGGGGCTACCTCACCAGCGCTGGAGGAGGCGGGGAGGGGATGAGCTTCTCCTCTGGAGACAACCAAGCACAATCAGGTCCTGGTGAGAACGTGGACCTGGAGCTCCAGCAGATCCAGGGCCTCCAAGAGCTTCAGGGAGACTCTGGACAACTCCAGACCCAGCTCCAATCCCAGGCTAGACTGCTCCAGAGTCCCCATCCCCAGCTCCAGGGCGGGCTCCAGCttctccagccccagtcccaggtACTCCTCCAGCCCACCCCcacccagcagcagcaggaggacgACGCCCAGCAACAGCTAGACTTCAACAACACTGTTAAAGACCTGTTAGGTGATGACGGCCTCAACGTTGACGCTGAAGGCCTCAACCCCAGCTCTCAACTGGTCGGTCAGGTGGCGTCAGAGCTTAACGCCGCCGTGGTGTCCGACTTCACCAATGACATCAGGTTGACCTCCGACCTCTCCAACAGCATCACTGACCTGAACACACTGGACGCCAACCTCCTGTTCAATCCGTCCAATCAGCAGCAAGAACAGTACGAAGACGCCACACTGGAAGAGCTGAAGAACGATCCTCTGTTTCAGCAGATATGTAGTGATACTGTGAACTCCTCGTTCGACTGGCTAGAGAGCAAAGACCAGCCTACTACCGTAGAGATGTTGGGCTAA